DNA from Macrobrachium nipponense isolate FS-2020 chromosome 29, ASM1510439v2, whole genome shotgun sequence:
tatcagaaagagcaagcagaggtagattaatagtgcccaaaactataccaggaaaaataaggaaagcacacaggacattaatccactacgcaccagcatcgataatgcagcgtctattcaatgcgttgccagctcatctgaggaatatatcaggagtgagcgtagatgtgtttaagaataagctcgacaaatatctaaactgcatcccagaccatccaagattggaagatgcaaaatataccggaagatgtactagcaactctctggtagacattagaggtgcctcacactgagggacctggggcaacccgaacaagatgtaaggtctgtaaggtctgtaaggtctctctccccatcccccccacacgttttccttcgctctggcttatttgccacctgtgtgtctcgtcccagctcctgcctcgtaagcgcttgttaagaacttctctgatcattgtgagtacggttattataccatatggtattttggatttggtattgggcagaatatttagtttattatgttggttatgttaattaattggtaatgttttgatatgttaagttttgttaattaaatgtaattgttttattgttttttccatataacctattgttaattttgtggatttaacttgaaCCTTGACAATGATATTAACAGAAACTGTAACAATGACAAAGAAAGggtatataaatgtttgtatctCCTGGAATGCATTTCATTCTTAATGTATAAGGTCTTCTGGCTTGTTTTCTAGAAACCTTTGCGAAATATCAATAGAAATTTGAtaacactttatttatataattaatttattcaatCAACCGGCATGTTAAATTTACTCCCATCCTCTCTATTCtacaattttaattattttcaaatatggaCATTCTAATCTACAGAAtgatagtagcagtagtagtaatcatCATAAGACTCTGACAGAGGGACTGGTATATGTCAGAAAAAATCCCTTATTCACTGAAAACAATGAAGGGGCGTCAATCAAGACAGAAAACAAAGAACTGTCAGAGCTACAAAGCAGTACGAATGTCTCCCTTGATGTCTTACCAATTCTCTACCCGTGTTTACTTTCAGATTAATTAATCTAAATTTCTGTAAATCAGTAAGGTTGATATCTCGATGATATCGAAAGTgacatgctttatatatataaaaaacagttaATGAACGGAAATAAAACTCATTCGAATTTCACCGTGAAGTGAGTTATCAGCCAGGGGGAGGAGCGTCAATACCTTTGTTGGAAGATAAGATAAAACTCTACCAGGATGTAATCTCCTTACGCCCCTTGCAGTCGACCAGATCTTACAAACACAACAGGTACAGGTCTCCGCTGTTTCCTTGGAAATCCTCAGCTGTACTTGAAAGGAGAAAATTAAATTTGTTGTCAAACCTTCGGCGAGATTAAGCTGAAATCAGACGGTACAAAGACACCAAACTTTGTCGCAACGAACGATTAACCCACATGTAACGGCAGGGCAGCTCCATCTTTCAGTCTTGGCAAGCTAAAAAAAGATTGGAGTTCGCGGGAGAACATAATACTGCATCAATAAAAATGAGTTCGACGAAAACAACTGTCAGTTTCTTAACGTATTTAGTAGTCGTGTTTACACTGAGTGCTCAAGTGATCGATGGCGCAAAGGATAAAGTCACATTTGGCCCAAAGGCACAAATCCCCGATGACAAGTTATTTCAAGATCAAGTGGCTTTCTGCGAAGGATGTTACGGTTTTGTTCAAGGTGAGTGCAATACtaggcatatgagagagagagagagagagaggagagagagagattacgtatACGCACGCGAGctttaaaacttttatatatgcatacatacatacatacatacacacacacacacacacacacacacacacacacacacatatatatatatatatatatatatatatatatatatatatatatatatatatatatatatatatatttaatgcatgTGTCTGTAATTATGCTTTACTTCCAGTCGTTGTTATCACTGAGCATTAACGCTATTCTCTGCTTATGCTTCCGTTAATCTAACCATGTGAAATTTCCCTGTTCACTATTTTTACTGTCTGCCACTCTTAAATTATCGCTGATTTAATTAACACATCTAATTACACCATCGCACAAAGGTTCACAGTAcataaagccacttaacttattTTCCTTGTTAACGACTGGTCAATAAAAAATAGTATTTGTAACTATAATAATTCCAAATTCTGAATTCAAGTAATTCACTCATAATAAATCCGATCACCAAGCTATGTGACTGCTCTGATATTCTAATATAATTTGATAGGTTTTAGCCACGGAATGTCACTTCCCCACAAATCTGAAAGCATGATCTTTAAAATCTCAAGTTACCAAACAAAATTATATTCACGTGTAGACGAGACATCCCTTCAGAAGTTTTGATGCCTTTTATACACTAAATTATACATGGATGAAACGAGTCCACTATTATAATACATGAGTGAGTAGAGGCAACTAAACAATCTCACGTATTGTGGTCTATGTAAAACGTGAATTAAATGAAACCACTAAATAATACATGAATTAGAAGAGACCACTATTCATCAGATGCATGAAATGGGACTGCTTTATGATCCACACTTCCCTCTCCCCCACAGAGATTCACAAACTCCTGATGAAGTGGTCTAAGGAGAAGGGTTCCATCGAGGACCACATAGACGCAGCCATGGTCGCCGTTTGCAGCACAGAGAGACTCAGGTCTTACGTTCTATCACCACCAAAAATGGAGAGACTTTGCGCAGGAATCAGAGGTAAGTTTGtttcgctagaaaaaaaaatttcaatgcaacaTCGAAAACTCCATTTTGTATCCTAGTCAGCTTGTAGTCAAAAGAAGGTGAGTATTCTTTTATAGAAGCAATAGTGGAAGTCGCCTATAAGTTTCGGAATGCATGAAATCGTTCGTAAACATTTAATCTTGTTAGTGTCAGTATACTCTAAATTAGCACCTTCCTTGAAAATTCTATGTCCAGTTACTACGCCTACGTAAATCTACCATCCAAAAGCGTTCTAAGTTTCAGTATTGACTGGATGCATAATGCAAAGGGTGAAGAATGAAACTTTTAGATACTAAGCGTGAAAAAAGTGTTCCTAAATAACGTGTGTCATAAACAGACACACAGGAAAggaccaataaaaaaaactacttgtgAAAATATATCTGGAATCTTTCTACCAACAGCACATTACGAAGACGACATTGGATTGGCTTTATTGACTCATTACGGGAAGAGGAAACCCGACGTGGAAAAAGTATTTTCAGAAGTCTGCAAGAAAGCCATCCCTGCTTGCCCTAAAAACATGAAGCCCATGTCAGTGGGAAGaaaggtgagttttttttttcttttttttgttttttgtttttttgtttctgtattgGCGTTTTCTTCGGAAACTTTACTTGCTATTTGTTTTGATGCACATAATCACTATATGATTTAACTTGAATAACTGATAATCTCATTTGTTTCTATATTTTATAATGGATCGTTGTACTATATCATCAACTAACCCACCATAAGTAACTAGGATACAGAATGAGAGAACATCCTAGACAACTCTTTCAATTTAGACCTAGTCTATAAATCCAGAGAATCTTTGCTGGAATATGCAAACAATCCATTTCTAATCACAGCCTAAAATTGTGTTACTTTACTGAAAACAGACTAAGTTAGAACTGGCAAGAGCATAATACCAATTTGCAAGTGCACTTCAAGAATTGTGATAGTTAATGCTGCGTGATCAAAGTATACATTAGTTTCCCCATGAATATTATAATGCATGATAGAAAACGTAAGCAttatttattacagaaaatgagattttattttgtgaatGGAAACAATACTATTTTTTGAGTCGGACTCttaaattaaatgtatttatCGTCGAACCGTAATAATCCTTCGCAATATCTAAgaacttataaaaataacaactaaTAAGTTAATGAACTGAAAAAATAACGACATCAGGGTTAACCAGGTGAGTACTACGATTTGTGGTTGTATCGCCTTGTATACATGAATACATCTAtggagatatgtgtgtgtgtgtgttttttttttttactgaataaaagATCAGAAAACCACAACGCACAATGGATTCTTAGGATTCATATTAGTTCCAAAGAAAAGCAAGACAATGCGTGTCTCAAAGACAGTGTCACAATACTCACTGAACCACTCAAATTTTCTATTGTTAtagttttctctccttttaacCCTAGCTTTGGTAGCTTCTCCTCACGGCAGCCATTCGGCTCAGAGAGCAAGTGCCTATGTCATTCGAACCCTGTTCACTTGCTTATTTTACGAcctttcttctgcctttcatcttatttttcctttgctgATGATTCAACCCTCCACATTTCCGCTGCTCTCGAGATGATACATTCGTCCCAGTTCCTCCTCCCTGAAagctagactctctctctctctctctctctctctctctctctctaggatgctAGGATGTTTGCAATATTCAGTATCTTGATAACCATAAATGGCAAAGATCCCATTTCAGGAAAGttagttcttttttaaaatatGCGGGGCGAATAACTGAGAAATTGTACGGTAAGGTCTTGATTGGAAAAAACTAAGggctgataaagaaaaaatagtccAGGTTCAAATTGGGAGAAAGGCAGTGAATCATTTGCTTAATAAAAAGTTGTGTTAACAATCTGAATGTCAATGAAACAACTTGTATTTGGTATACGTGGacctaaagaaatttttttataagatcTGCAAAAGATGCCGTGTTGTAGGGATTTTGAAGTAAAGGTACAGACCATGACAGGACGAAAGAAGACCAGAATCAAAGCGCAGTGGAAGCAAGGAAAACAGCATGACAGGATCAGTGCTAAAGTTTTGAAAGACGAGAGGAGTGtctatgaaggaaaaaatgaaaatgagagggAATTGTTGAGCCAACACTCCTTTACgcaagtgaagtgtggatgttgaatttAATATGAATGATGGTCGTTGTTGTCGAGAAGTGTTAATTATTGAGTGGTTTACGAGCATATAAAAGGGTTAAAAAGGTGGTAAATGCATTGGTAAGTTAGCATACAAGAAAAGATGGTTCATAATGTTTTGATGAAGCATTGTCAAGTGGGGAGACAGGATAAAGATAGATGGGATGGAATGACTGAAAAATATCCAGGTAACAAAGAGTGTAAGACAAAGGTAGGAGGTGCCACTAATGTAGTAGACATCTAGACAATAACTatctgtataaaaatattataaataaatacacatacacaaatatatactatatatatatatatatatatatatatatatatatatatatatatatacacacacacacacacacacacacacacacacacacacatcatatatatatatatatatatatatatatatatatatatatatatatatatatatatgtcgtaggcgttccgtgtgtttgtgtatttgtgaagCACATGATTAAATAAGGATAATTACGTtgacagcaaataaaaaaaaatcaagcataaAGAAACGAGGAAATCGAAAAAATTGCAACGTGTCCTTTTATGAAGGGGAGTTGGGGTGGGGGGATAAATCGACCATTTGAATAAGTGGATTCATTCGACTTATGCAAATGAAGACAAGGCCAGTCGACACCGACTTCACTCGTCAGTAACGATTCCCCCACCGTTTTCCCTTTGCTCGTACTTTCAGTATCTCGTAATGTGTCTGTCCCGTTTTTCTCTACGacatttttaccatatttttaGCTTTTGCAGTTGAAAGAGTTTAGGGAGAAGAGTGGGATCATCACGCTGTTTTCTAGGTGAAGAGATttgcacgattttttttattgttgtatgtGGCCTGTGTCCTGGTGAGccattataaatatttacatgagTTTTATTGTTGATTGTGGCTTGTTTTCTAGTGGGCCATTATCAGTCACTGGAATTTTGCTACCAGACAGATTTAAAgacaaaatttctaaaagttcCAATTTCCATAATTTCCGTGACCTAAATTTTTGACAACTTAGCAGACCAAAAATTCTAATATTTGAGCGACACACTGATCCTCCACTATTATGGAAATTGTCATTTTCCATAGTTTCCGTGACTTACATTTTTGGCAAACCTGATTTTTGCTAGTTGAGAATCTATATGACCAGATCTTATCTTTGTAAATAGTATAAACAATGCGTTTATTCTCCGTATCCATGACCACGAcatctgtaatgccagtattaaaaagccaaataaaaacattatccaACAGCAAAACTATCTCCACAGTTATTTCATTCACAGTAAAGATCATAGTTTCcccttactaataataatatttatcaattaattaatgTTTTGAGGCTGTTCATAATTTAACGTTTCTATTTTTTCTAGAAATCtaccaaaagtaaaaaaaattttgaactcTGAAGAGCCTAAAAACATTAATGTAATGGATAAATTTTATCCCTAAGGGGAAACGATGAAATAACTGtcaagataaattttttttatttgacttttaaaACTGGCATTACAGATGTCGTGGTCATTGATAAGGAGAACAAATGGACTGCTAATATATTTTACAAGGATAAAATCCTATTATAAAGATTCTTAGCCAACAAAAAATAGGTTTTTGCAAAGATATAGGTCACGGAAATTATGGAAAATGACAATCTTCAGAGCAGTAAAGATCAGTATGTGcataaattttagtatttttg
Protein-coding regions in this window:
- the LOC135206207 gene encoding uncharacterized protein LOC135206207 translates to MSSTKTTVSFLTYLVVVFTLSAQVIDGAKDKVTFGPKAQIPDDKLFQDQVAFCEGCYGFVQEIHKLLMKWSKEKGSIEDHIDAAMVAVCSTERLRSYVLSPPKMERLCAGIRAHYEDDIGLALLTHYGKRKPDVEKVFSEVCKKAIPACPKNMKPMSVGRKEQREKEAKEKAAKEKSEKQNTSTNEEEEKKKEGKTSEKRKQKTGKKSKNKQKKDEL